CTTAACTGTTTTTGAATACGCTCAGATAAAGTGATAGCCTGATACCAAGTAGAAGATATTGTGCTGGATTGGTTGATTTTATTAGCTAAGTTTATTTCGTACTTTTTATCTGTTAATGTACGTATATTATTATCTGCTGTTGACATAAGTTTCCCTGAAATTAAAACCTAAATAAGATATTTTCACCGGGAGAAATCGGAGTATTGTTTAAGATGTAATTGGGCAGGTTATATCCTACCCAATCTTGTTAGTAATTGACGCAGGAATTAAGTGCGATCGCCTGATTTCTATCTCAAGCAATCACATTCAGCCTCATACTATCAGGTTGTCAAACCGCCATTGTCACAGCCTGTACAACCGTACTGGGGTGTAAGTCTTTCACAGACACGTCCACAAGTCCCTGTAAATAGTGAACAACCACCCCCGGATAAAGCATTGGATTCTGCATCGGGAAGTTCAATCAAACCTGCTGGGTTTTCAGGTAATTGAGAACGTTGTTCATCACTCAAACTGTTGCGGTAGTCTTCATCTTTCCAAGCGCGAATAATGTCAAAGTTAGACATGGTTTTTCTCCTTAATTTAAATGACGTAAAATGTTGAATGAACAAGGCACAAGTAAAAAGCCAAAAGCCAAAGAAAGAAAAAGAATAATTGTTATAAGCACCTAAATTTATTTATGGTGATTATCTTTTTAATTTTTACTTCTTACTTTTTACTTCTTAAAAAGGTGTTTACTTAACGATGTGATGAGCGACAGTGAATTTAACTCGCTTCCTTTACATCGTTGCGTTTGAACCCTTTCATTAGAGTTAATGGGATAGGCTTTTTTGATTTATGTACTTATCCCTGAGTTATAAATGTTTTTGTAGCCAGTAAAATTGCTGAAATTACTACCCTGATTGGGTTGTAGTGATTATTTTTTTTGTTAACAATCCTTTACAAAGGGCTTTTTTTAACTGTGAATTGCTGGAAGTGCATAAATTAGCAAATCCTATCCCAATAACCAAATCAAAGGGTTCAAACCCCAAATAACAATAACTAGTCAAAGGATTTCTTATGTTTATCTCAAAAAACTTCTTAGCAGCCGCCACCATTGCCGCGTCCTTGATTGTTCCTAGTGTTGCATCAGCCAATGATCGGGATATACTAGCGACAACTGTCCCTGCTACCGCCTGTCGCCCAAATAGTGACAGTGGGGATGCGTCAGTTGTCATCTCGAACGGAGCTTATGTTTTCAATGGCTCTGCTACTGGTACAGTCACCCTTTACTGTCCACTGCCAATTAACGCCAACACACTAGTTGATTTTTCCAACGACAACGATATCTCCAGATACCGAGTCTATTATCGAGATAGTGACGGAATCGGAACGGCATCGGAAATTAAGGTAAACCTTACCTACCGAGACGCTAATGGTTTGACACCAGTCGGTGGTACATGGAGTTCTAATGGGTTCAACATCATAGATAATACAACCCGATTTGTGGATCTGATCCACGATGTAGGTTTGGACAGACTTTACTCATTCGTGGTAACTATGCAGAGAACTAACACTACACAAAACCCTGCATTTAGTGGAATTGATTTCCCTGTTATCGCACCACTGTAGACTGTGCGTCTCAAAAGCTAATTATCAAGCTGATAAATTTGAGGGGAACAGGCTAAATCATCTGGCTAAAATCTGTTGCCCTCATTTTTTTATTACTCCTTGAACGGTGACAATTTTGCTTGAATTACAAAATTGTTGTCTCTTCCATGAAAATAATATGGAAAAATAAAATCAAGTTCTCCTAAAAAAGTAACACTTACGCAAAAATCATCTGCAACTTTCATTTTTTGGTGTTGTGCTAGTTGCTATGACTTTGACAATCAAAGCAACGCACTGGCTTTTCTGTGTTTAGTCTTCTGTTACTAGTACAACGCGGCGGAAATAAAGATACCATCTCAAGTTAGTGAAAAGCTTTTGATATAAGCTTTTTGACTTTTGACTTTTGACTTTTGACTTCCGCGTAGCGGCACTAGTGCGTAAGTTCTGAAAAGCTCTGTTAAACTAGCTTCTTGCGCTCAAGGAGCAAGCTACTAAACATTAAGCGGAAAATCTCTGCAAATGAATGATCAATTCTGGACTTTGTATGACTTTACAGAAACTAGTGGTTATCCTCCTTTCAAACGGTTAATTCAAAATCGTTTGCGAGAGAGAATAGAAAAACTGGTGCGGTTGCATCCCCAATGGGGTGAGAGCGACTATGTGGATCATTTTGTTACAATTCTCAATGATGATTCCCAAGCGGAAACAGAGAAAAAGTTAGCTCACTGGCACTTATTAGCTTACTTCGATCGCGATCGCTGTTACCTCATTTGGCGCAATTGGTGTCGTTTGCCGTTTTACGCTGCTTATGCCGAAAATTTATATGCTCTGACTAACGAACACCTGTGTAACCGCGAAAAATTACAGCAATATCTCAATAAGTACAAAACTAATGACAATAGTGGTGCAAGTCTCAAAACCTATATCTTAGGGGTACTGAGAAATGTCACTCGTGAGCATATCAATTGGGAATCACCCTGGCATCTATTATGCGATGTTGATATTAATAGTCGCAGAAAATTGCAAACCGCAGCCGAACGCCTGAAAGCAGCATTGCAAAGCACTGGTAAACAGGAACCAGAAATTTCCCAATATCTTTTTGCTTGGCAATATTTTATTCCTGTTTACAAAAACAACCGCGTCTACCATCCTCAAAGACAAGGCGGGGGAAAATGGCCAGAACCAGAATTTTCAGATTTTGTCCAAACGGCTAAAGATTATAATTCTCAGAGATTTCAACCAGGCGCACCCCTGCAAGTCGCCGTTGGTGTAGCCATCACACCAATCATGATTCAAAAATGGATGAATACCTGTATTGAAGCTTTACAACAATCGGAGCAAATTAAGGAAGTGCCTTACGATGCTAATAGTAATGAACAGCCAGATACAGCCAGTTTCAACTTTTGGGAAGTGGGAGAAACAGAAGCAGAAAACGCAGAATCTTTAGCAGCAGTAGACTTAATTTTGCGTAGCGAACTTGAATTGATTGAGCAGAATTTAGCTAAAATTCGCAGCCAAATTCCCACATCTTACCGTCAGGCTGTGATGCCTTTGTGCTATCCCCATCGCTTGGCGCTGTTAACTCAAGAACAGTTTGCTAGTAGAATGAACGTCCATCAAGGAACCGTCTCGCGCTATATTTCCAAGTATATAGAAACGCCATTATTAGAAAAGTTTCAGGAGTTAACCCGTGAACAGTTGAATCCGACAGCTTATATCACAACATTTTTAAATGAGAAATTTAGCAATTTTAATCTAGTAGCTAATCCCCTTGCCTCTCAATTAATTGCTGCACTTGCAGATTTAGCACCTGAGTTACAACAAATCATTAAACTTAAATATGGTCAAAAACTGAATATTACTGAGCTAACTAAAATTATTACTCAGAATAAATCTCTTACTCAAGAAGAAGTAACACAAAAACTAATTATAGCTGAAGATGAATTACAGAGCAATTTCTTAAATATCCTCAAGCAATGGCAAAATAACTATATCAAATCATGGCTAAAAAACTATTATCAAAATTTAATTCAAGCTGAATTATTAAAATCGTTTACCCAATTAGAATCACCATCCCAAGAAATTTTATGGCAAAAATATGCTCAAAAAATCCTCAAATCTAATAGTGATGCTCAAACAATTACTACAGCTAAACAGCAGTTGCAGCGTTCTTTTCTCCAGAGGATTGATCAGAAGTTTGGTATTTCTTTAGAAACGGAAATTCAACAAGTTGGAGAAATAATTGAAGATTGGCTATCGACAAACTTGCTCTATCAAGAAATTCAGAGAAGTTGAGGAAGGAAAATGCTGAATTTGCAAAAAATTGCCACGATTTATCCGAATCATATATGCTTGCCGTTATCACCAAAACTGCAAGAAGAAGCTTGGCAGCAATCTCAAGCTCATACTAATGCCGCAGCTTGCTGTCAAGCTTATCTTAATTATCTGTGTTTCAAGTCTTTTGTACCTTGGTTAGAGGCTTGGTTAGCAGAAGAAGATGCTAATGTGAACATCAATAATATTATTGCCGCCAATACTTGTAACTCCCTGTGGGAATTTGTGAATGGAACTCCTATTGATTTAGGTGACATTAGATTAGTTTTAATTCCCAGTGAAACGAGTGATTTAGAGGAATTTGTTGTTCCCGGCGAGTGGGTTGATATTCCTAGCTGGCGAAAAGATTATTATCTGGCTGTGCAGATTAATTTAGGTGAGCCTGAGCAATCTTGGCTGCGGTTGTGGGGATATGTCAGCTATCAAAAATTGAAGAGTCGGGGGATATATGATCAGGGCGATCGCTCTTACTATATTAATCAGGCTGTCTTGACGGAAGATATCACACAATTGCTCCTCCTGCCCCAACCAGATTCTCGTCCCCAAACAGCAGCGCCACCGCAGTTATCTACAGCAGTAGTGGCAGATTTATGCACACAAATCAGTAATCCTGATTTATACTCCCCTAGATTAGCGGTAACATTTGAACAATGGGCAGCATTGCTAGTCAATGAAGAGTTGCGGCAAAAACTCTACCAGCAACGGTTATCACTGCCGAATTTAGCTGTCGTCAACTTGCGTCAGTGGTTACAAATGGCTGACAGTATGATTGCAGAAATTTGGCAAGCGGTAGAGTCAGTTTTAACACCACCAGAATTCAGTGCTGTGCGGGGTGCGGAAGAGCAAGTTTCTGTGGAAGCGATCGCGCCAGTAATTCGCCTCCTCAAATCCAATCGCCCAGAAAAAGAACGCGCTCAAGCCGCCGGGGTGTTAGGACAAATTGGTGTCGGTCATCCAGAGGCGATCGCGGCGTTGGTAGAATTGTTACAAGTTGCCCAGGATGAGGAAACCCGTTGGGAAGCGGCTTTAAGTTTAGGCAAAATCGCCCCTGATCATCCCCAAGCCGGCATCAGTAAAGCCCGATTGATTGATTTGGGCTTGCAATTGGCGGGTTGTCAAATGGCTCTGGTTGTCACTATTCGTCCCAAAACAGAATCAAAAATCGGAGTGCGGTTACAAGTGCAGCCAATCAACCAGCAACATCAACTACCACCCCATCTGACACTGAGCGTAATTGCTGGTGGTGAAACTCGTTTGCAAGCAGAAACAAGAAGTGACGAACAAGGCGCAGGGAAAGACAAAATTCTGCAATTGGGTTTTAGTCCCCCGCCAGGAACTCAATTCCAAGTGCAGGTAACTTTGGATAAAGTCAGCGTGAGTGAGACTTTTATTGCGTGAACAAATTAGACGATATTATTGTGTTAATCTTTGCGTCTCTGCGTAAGACAAAAAATTAACTGGAAAGCAGCGATGAGCAGGGTAGCAGTTCTCAAAATTGGTAGGGGAGATTTTGCTCAAGGGTTTGAAGTATCCCTAGAACTGAGGGAAGATGGCGGTTCTTCGGTGGGGGAAATTGAAGGTAGGTTGGGAGCTAATACTGAGATTGAAGGCTTGTATTTTTTGTGGCAACAATCTTTTCGGAATCTCACTGCGATTGCCCGCTATGATGGTTGGGAAATTGAGGAAAGCTTACCGACGAATCGCGCAACTAAGGAAATCGCGGCTGACTGTTGGCAAAGAATGAGACAAGTAGAAACCAACCTCAATCAATGGTTGCAAGCATCGGGGGAAGTCGGTTGGCAAAAAATTCGGGAAAGGTTGAGTAAAGAGTTAGCCAGTCAGCCGGATACTCTGCGGTTAGCGATTAAAGCCAAGGAAGTAATGTTATGGAAGTTACCTTGGCATACCTGGGATTTACTAGCAAGTTATCCAAATGTCGGTGTTAGCTATAGTCCGATAGAATATGAAGCTTGGGAAGTTGGGAAACAGCAAACGCCACGCGATCGCGTCCGGTTGCTGGCAATTTTTGGTGATCATCAACACCTAGATTTAGAAGCAGATCGTCAGGCGATCGCCAATCTTCCACAAACAGAATCAGTTTTTTGTCATCAACCCCAAGGGCGAGAATTAATTACCCAACTCCGAAATCCCCAAGGCTGGGATATTTTCTTTTTTGCTGGCCATAGTCAGACTGTAGAACAAAGAGGCCGCATTAGTCTTAGTACTAGAGAAAGCATCGAAACTGAGCAATTTAAACATGCTTTTCGGGAAGCGATGCAAAAAGGGTTAAAGATTGCCATTTTTAACTCCTGTGAAGGTTTGGGACTAGCGCAACAGTTAGCTGATTTACACGTCCCGGTGATTATTGTTATGCAAGAGATTGTCCCCGATGTCGTTGCTCAATCGTTTCTCAAAGAATTCTTGCGGGAATATGCGGCGGGACAAACTTTATACACTGCTGTGCGCCGCGCTCAAGAACGACTAGAGGAATTTACGGATTTACCGGGGGCGACTTGGCTACCGATGATTTACCAAAATCCCGCCCAAGTAACACCGACTTGGAAAGATTTGCGGCCGATCAGCCTTCCTAATTACCGTCGTCGGCTAGACTGGAAAGATTTGCAAGATATCTTGGTACGGAGTTTACTGGCGACTGGCTTAATTATGACATTGCGGTTTTTAGGTGGACTCCAGCCGATAGAATTGTGGGCTTTTGATTTATTTATGCGCTTACAACCAGATAGCGGAATTGATGAGCGTCTTTTGATTGTCCAAGTTACAGAACAAGATATTCAAGAGCAAGGGCGGTATCCTTTGAGCGATCGCGTAATTTGGCAAACCCTAGAGAAACTCCAGGCCTATCAACCCAGAGTGATTGGCTTAGATATTTACCGCGATTTACCAGTGGAACCGGGACACCGGGAACTAGCCGCCCACATCCCGAAAAACTCCCGGCTGGTAACAACTTGCGAAGTCAGCAAACCAGAGTCGAACACTGATAAATTTGGTGTTGCACCTCCCCCTACTAGTCCGCCAAGCAATGTGGGTTTTAGTGATTTTGTAGTGGAATCAGATGGCATAATCAGGCGTTCTTTGTTACATATAGATCCAGGAAATTCCCGGTGTCAGTCTTCATTTGCCTTCAGTGCCAAATTAGCCTGGCGTTACCTCGATTTTGAGGGCATCAAACCACAAGCCACATCAGAGGGCAACTTGCAGCTTGGCTCGACTGTTTTTCAGCCTTTGGAAAATCATACTGGTTTTTATCACAACATTGATCCGCGTGGTCATCAAGTTTTACTCAATTACCGTTCAGCGCAAAAAGTTGCCAGGGAAGTTACCTTAGCCGCCGTTCTCAAAAATGATTTACCACCCCAGTGGGTGAAAGATCGGATTATTTTGATTGGTGTCACAGCACCCTCGATTGGCGATCGCTTTTTTACTCCCTTTAGTAAAGAAGTTGACAAAAAAATGTCCGGTATAGTCATTCACGCCCAAATGGTGAGTCAAATGCTCAGTATCGCTCAACAAGAACGCCCTTTACTAAAGTTTTGGCCCCAGGGTTGGGATGTGATTTGGATCTGGAGTTGGTCACTAATTGGGGGTTTATGTGTTTGGAGATTTGACTCGGTTTTATATCGTCGAGTTTTAGCTGTAACAGCCAGTGTTATCCTTGTTAGTCTGTGTTTTGGCTTCTTCTTGAGCGGTCTTTGTCTCCCAGTGATACCATCAGTATTTGCTTTGGCAATTACCTACGTGATTAAAACTGGTTTAAAGCGGCATTTGGGAGGGAAATCATGATGCGGTTGATAGGATTAGGTTTGGTATGGGTTTTAGCTGTGAATCAGGGAGAAGTTTCATCCCCCATCAAGCAGTCCCAGTCAACACCCTCTAGAATTTCTGCGGTAATTTTTAATCAACCACCGTTATCATCCAGAGGCGCACCGGGAAATCGCCAAGGTGGGGGAACTCGTGACGGTCGCAATTGCACCGCCCTAGATATTAAAGAGCGTCTCACCGCTATAGTTCCGGCTGTGGAATCAGAACCAAAAATGAGCCATGTTTGGGGCTTAACGGTTAGCGCCTCTCCGACACTCTGGTTTTATGTTCCTTACCAGGCCAAAGATATTCAGGGCGCTGAATTAGAATTATGGGACGAAACTAGCCGCGAACAGCGAAATTACAAGCAAATTTATCAAAGAACTTTCACTGTTAAGGAAACACCAGGTGCGATCGCTCTCAGTCTGCCATCCACAGTTAAACTCGAACCAGATAAAAACTATCATTGGTATTTATCCCTAAACATCAATTGTCAGGGTGACAATGAATCAATCAATGTCAATGGCTGGATTCAACGAGTCAAATTTCAACATACTCCTTCCGTGAATCGCCAGCAAGTTATTTTGTATGCTCAAAAAGGCATTTGGTACGATGCTTTAACCCAATTAGCCCAACTCCGCCGCCGCAATCCCCAAAGCAAATCCTTGATGCAAGATTGGCAGAAATTACTAGGAGATGTCGGTTTAAAAGAGATTGCTAACAAGCCTATTGTTTCATGTTGTATGGCAGAAGGCAGGAGGCAGAAGGCAGGAGGCAGGAGGCAGTCCCGATGAAACAAGTTTCATCGGCAAGTATGAAGGTGCGACTAGCATTTTTACTCAATACTCAATACTCAATACTCAGCACTCAGCACTCAGCAGGTAAAAGATTTTGGATTGAATCGGAAATCTAAAATTGATATCATGTCCGGCAAATCATTTATGACTCAGCACATCTGTGCAGAAATAGGACTTACGCAAGAACCCTCTCAAATCCAATACGGTTCAGTTAAGAAAATAAATTAACTGCTACACATAAAACATATCTATTTTTTGGAGGGGGTTTGGGGGACGCAACCGTCTCCCAATCGGGGGTTTGGGGGAGAATCCCCCAAGTCTTGGTTCTTCTGAAATCAATAAGCTGACAACGTTAACTGAACCGTATTGCTCTCAAATCCTCTTAACTTCGTGTCCTTTGCGCTCTTTGCGGTTCGTTTTTTCATGATTTTGCGTAAGTCCTGAGAAAGACAAAACTCTTTCTCCCACTGCTCCCTGCTCCCTGCTTCCTTTTAACAATTTGAACTTTTTTGATTTTTCTCGCGCTGTATAGTAATCTCTACCATGCTTTACTGGCGAGAAGTTCATGTTCTTCACATCTACTAAAAGTCAAGTTGGTTTTATCTTGCAGTGGGCGATCGCTACTTTGGGTGGTTTTTTGATCAGTTTGTGCTGGATTGAAGTCGGGGAAAAGCCAGATGTGGGGGTGGCGCAGGCTTCTTTGGGTGGTTTGGCGATCGCATTTCCCCAAAGTTTACTCATCCGCCATCAAATTTTATCTGGGCGCTGGGTGTTAGCGACTTTGTTGGCTTGGGCAATCATCACGGCTATTGGTGTGGGTGCTGTGGGTTGGATTGTCCCCAATACACCAGCTTTACCCCTAAGAATATTTTGGGGGACAAATTTAGGTGCTGTTGCTGGTTTGATTATTGGCTTCGCACAGTGGACAGCGATTCCCAAGTCTGTAGCTTTGTCATGGCAATGGATATTTGTGAGTGCGATCGCTTGGGCGATGGCTGTACCCATTGGCGCAATTGTGGGAATAGTATTACTCCGGTTAACGCGGTTGTTTTTAGGTGAAGTTGTTGGTTTAGCTATTGCTTGGATTGTTGTTGCCATCTTCACAGGGATCAATGCTTACCGACTATTGCGATAATTTATCATTTCTCATCCAGGCAAAATCATCATGCAATATTTTGTTAATATGCTGTTAATAGCACTGCATATTTAAATAACATTAAGAAATGTAATTTTTGGCAAATATTGCTTTTGAGTATACTTAGATGTATGCAACAATCTTAAATCATTCTTAATAAAAAATGACTAATAAATTTGCATCTGATTGCAAATGCACTCTGATCTTCAAGGAGATATATTTGTTGAGTTGACTGCTATTAAGTTTCCGATATTTCTGATAAGAATAGAAAAAGATCGAAAAATCAGTTGAGCAAAGACAGACAATGCTTTGCTGTAAGCGCAAAAAAGCATTTTTCATCACTTAGCATCATCAGGGGTTGCGCTTAGAGGAGTCATTAATAGCAGACAGGGACTCTCCCATGA
This portion of the Aulosira sp. FACHB-615 genome encodes:
- a CDS encoding mersacidin/lichenicidin family type 2 lantibiotic, with protein sequence MSNFDIIRAWKDEDYRNSLSDEQRSQLPENPAGLIELPDAESNALSGGGCSLFTGTCGRVCERLTPQYGCTGCDNGGLTT
- a CDS encoding XRE family transcriptional regulator, producing the protein MNDQFWTLYDFTETSGYPPFKRLIQNRLRERIEKLVRLHPQWGESDYVDHFVTILNDDSQAETEKKLAHWHLLAYFDRDRCYLIWRNWCRLPFYAAYAENLYALTNEHLCNREKLQQYLNKYKTNDNSGASLKTYILGVLRNVTREHINWESPWHLLCDVDINSRRKLQTAAERLKAALQSTGKQEPEISQYLFAWQYFIPVYKNNRVYHPQRQGGGKWPEPEFSDFVQTAKDYNSQRFQPGAPLQVAVGVAITPIMIQKWMNTCIEALQQSEQIKEVPYDANSNEQPDTASFNFWEVGETEAENAESLAAVDLILRSELELIEQNLAKIRSQIPTSYRQAVMPLCYPHRLALLTQEQFASRMNVHQGTVSRYISKYIETPLLEKFQELTREQLNPTAYITTFLNEKFSNFNLVANPLASQLIAALADLAPELQQIIKLKYGQKLNITELTKIITQNKSLTQEEVTQKLIIAEDELQSNFLNILKQWQNNYIKSWLKNYYQNLIQAELLKSFTQLESPSQEILWQKYAQKILKSNSDAQTITTAKQQLQRSFLQRIDQKFGISLETEIQQVGEIIEDWLSTNLLYQEIQRS
- a CDS encoding DUF1822 family protein, whose product is MLNLQKIATIYPNHICLPLSPKLQEEAWQQSQAHTNAAACCQAYLNYLCFKSFVPWLEAWLAEEDANVNINNIIAANTCNSLWEFVNGTPIDLGDIRLVLIPSETSDLEEFVVPGEWVDIPSWRKDYYLAVQINLGEPEQSWLRLWGYVSYQKLKSRGIYDQGDRSYYINQAVLTEDITQLLLLPQPDSRPQTAAPPQLSTAVVADLCTQISNPDLYSPRLAVTFEQWAALLVNEELRQKLYQQRLSLPNLAVVNLRQWLQMADSMIAEIWQAVESVLTPPEFSAVRGAEEQVSVEAIAPVIRLLKSNRPEKERAQAAGVLGQIGVGHPEAIAALVELLQVAQDEETRWEAALSLGKIAPDHPQAGISKARLIDLGLQLAGCQMALVVTIRPKTESKIGVRLQVQPINQQHQLPPHLTLSVIAGGETRLQAETRSDEQGAGKDKILQLGFSPPPGTQFQVQVTLDKVSVSETFIA
- a CDS encoding CHASE2 domain-containing protein is translated as MSRVAVLKIGRGDFAQGFEVSLELREDGGSSVGEIEGRLGANTEIEGLYFLWQQSFRNLTAIARYDGWEIEESLPTNRATKEIAADCWQRMRQVETNLNQWLQASGEVGWQKIRERLSKELASQPDTLRLAIKAKEVMLWKLPWHTWDLLASYPNVGVSYSPIEYEAWEVGKQQTPRDRVRLLAIFGDHQHLDLEADRQAIANLPQTESVFCHQPQGRELITQLRNPQGWDIFFFAGHSQTVEQRGRISLSTRESIETEQFKHAFREAMQKGLKIAIFNSCEGLGLAQQLADLHVPVIIVMQEIVPDVVAQSFLKEFLREYAAGQTLYTAVRRAQERLEEFTDLPGATWLPMIYQNPAQVTPTWKDLRPISLPNYRRRLDWKDLQDILVRSLLATGLIMTLRFLGGLQPIELWAFDLFMRLQPDSGIDERLLIVQVTEQDIQEQGRYPLSDRVIWQTLEKLQAYQPRVIGLDIYRDLPVEPGHRELAAHIPKNSRLVTTCEVSKPESNTDKFGVAPPPTSPPSNVGFSDFVVESDGIIRRSLLHIDPGNSRCQSSFAFSAKLAWRYLDFEGIKPQATSEGNLQLGSTVFQPLENHTGFYHNIDPRGHQVLLNYRSAQKVAREVTLAAVLKNDLPPQWVKDRIILIGVTAPSIGDRFFTPFSKEVDKKMSGIVIHAQMVSQMLSIAQQERPLLKFWPQGWDVIWIWSWSLIGGLCVWRFDSVLYRRVLAVTASVILVSLCFGFFLSGLCLPVIPSVFALAITYVIKTGLKRHLGGKS
- a CDS encoding DUF928 domain-containing protein encodes the protein MMRLIGLGLVWVLAVNQGEVSSPIKQSQSTPSRISAVIFNQPPLSSRGAPGNRQGGGTRDGRNCTALDIKERLTAIVPAVESEPKMSHVWGLTVSASPTLWFYVPYQAKDIQGAELELWDETSREQRNYKQIYQRTFTVKETPGAIALSLPSTVKLEPDKNYHWYLSLNINCQGDNESINVNGWIQRVKFQHTPSVNRQQVILYAQKGIWYDALTQLAQLRRRNPQSKSLMQDWQKLLGDVGLKEIANKPIVSCCMAEGRRQKAGGRRQSR